The DNA sequence TCGGCGACGGCAGATGGCGCTCTGGGCCGCTGAGCTACGCGCATCCGGTATGGACACGGGCGGGATTCGAACCCGCGACCTCCCCATTAAGAGTGGAGTAGCCGTAACCTGCGCACCGGACGGGCCGCATGGGTGTCTCCCGAGGTCAGAGTCGGCGGCGGCACAATTCTATTGCTCTGCCAACTGAGCTACCGGGCCCCGAAGGCCCGCACGGGACTCGAACCCGCGACCCACAGATCCGGAAGTATCCGCTGCCTGCGCACCGGGAGACGAGAGCCAATCTATGGCGCTTCCGCCTCAGCGGGCAACGGAATAACGAATGCCGCGCGCCAGAGATCAAGGGGCGACGGCGTCCCGTTTCCGGGCGAGTCACTTCACCGGCGTGGGACATAAGCCCCAGCCTCCATGGAGTAGCCGTCACCGACGCACCTGGCACGCGGCTGGGCAAGCTTACGTGATCAAGCGCGTCTGGTGTCGGCGTGCCCGCTGCCACGCGGGACGATCCACTCGTGCGCCTGGCCGGTGACGTCGGCGATTCGCTCGAAATCGCTGTCGTAGTGCAGGATCGTGGCCCCGTGCGCCTCGGCCGTGGCGGCGACGAGCAGGTCCGGAATGCCCACGCTGCGGTGGTGGCCGCGCAGGGCCAGCAGCTGCATGACGTCGAGCATCCGGCGCTGTGCGGCGTCGCTGGTCTCCAGCCACAGCACGGTCTCGTACTCCGTGCGCATGGCGGTCAGCTCGGCGTGGTTGCGGGCGGAGAAGCACATCTCGGCCGCGATGACGGGGCAGGTCGCGATCGAGCCGTCGAGGAACCTGGTGATCATCGACTGCCGTGCCGCGTCGCTGTAGCGCAACTGCTCCCACGCCGACTTGTCGACGAGGTAGATCACTGCCAGGCTTCCCGGTCGACGTCGGTCTCCGCGAGGCGGTCCGCCGTCAGCAGGGCGATCCGCATGAACTGGTCGACCCGCTCGCGACGCCGTTGGGCGATCTCGCGCAGCGCCCGGTTCACCGTCTCGACCTTGGTGGAGGTGCCGAACTCGGCCATCGCGAGGGCGAGCGCGTCCTCGTCGATGTCGATGAGCGTCTTGGCCATACCGTCCCCCAGCCTGTCCGCGAGGGGCGGCGCCCCCTCGGGTATATCCCACCCTGTCATGAAGATATCCCCGAGGGAGCGCGCCCCGCAATGCCGCAGGTCAGGCGGCTACCTGCTGGCGGAGCTGGTTGGTGGGGCGGAACGGCTGCTGCTCACGTACGCCCCAGGGGGAGCCGTACTCGGTGAGCTTGTTCAGGAACGGCACCGGGTCCAGCGCCTCGGGGCCGAGCACCCCGACGCCCTGCCACACCCGCTCGCTGAGCAGTTCCAGCGCGACGACCGGGTTGACGGCCGTCTGCCACACCACGGCCTGGTGGCCGTACTCGCGCATGGACCACTCGTTGTCGACGACGTGGTAGAGGTAGACCTCCCTGGTCTTGCCGTCCAGTGCGCGCCCGCGCACCCAGGTGCCGGCGCAGGTCTTGCCGCGCATGCGCGAGCCCAGCGTGGCCGGGTCGGGCAGCTGCGCGGCGAGCACGTCGCGCGGCGACACCATGACCGGCGACTTGCCGCCGCCGATCGGGATCGGGCGGGTGGAGTCCAGGCCCAGCTTGTGCACCGTCTTCAGGATCTCGATGAACTCGCTGCCCAGGCCGTACTTGAAGGTGACCCGCCGGGCGTCGACCCAGCGCGGGATGAGCAGGACCTCCTCGTGCTCCACGTTGACGCACTCGACCGGGCCGATGCCTTCGGGGAAGTCGAACACCTCGGGCTCGCTGAACGGGGCGGTGGTGAACCAGCCGCGCTCGCGCTCCCAGATGATCGGCGGGTTGAGGCACTCCTCGATGGTGGTCCAGATCGAGAACGACGGGGCGAAGTCGAACCCGTCCACGGTGATGTTGGACCCGTCCCGCACCCCGATCTCGTCGATCTCGGCGAACAGGTGGTCGGCGGCGTAGCGGGCGAAGATGTCGGACAGGCCCGGCTCGACGCCGATGCCGACCAGGGCCAGCCGCTCCTTGGCGGCCCAGTCGACGGCCTTGGCGAACTGCTCCTCGCCGAGCACCACCCCGGTCCGGGTGTAGGGATCAGTGGGGTGCGGGCGCGACAGCGACATGGCCATGTCGAGGTAGTCGGCGCCTGCGGCATACGCCCCGTCGAAGATCGGCATGACGAAGCGGGGGTCGACCGCGTTCAGCACGTGGGTGATCCCGTGCGCGCGGCACAGCGCCGCGACGTCCTCGGCGTTCGAGGCGTCCAGGCGGGCCGCGACGAAGCGGTCGTCGTGCCCGGAGACGGCCTTCTGGGCCCGCTCCAGGGAGTAGTCCGCCACCACCATGAGCTGGAAGAAATCACGGCGTGCGGCGATTGAGGCTGCTGCACTGCCGACGCCTCCGGCGCCGACCAGCAGGATACGCATAACAGTCCCTTCAACAACGCGGCTTTCTGACCGCGTATGACTGATGTGTCTTTTTCAGGTGTGTCGCCCCTGCCCGCCCGCGTGCGACGCGAGGGGCTGGGGAGACCGGTGGGGTGCCCGGGTCAGGAGTCGAAGCCGAGGCCGGCGTGGTCCAGGGTGCGCAGCCACAGGTTGCGGCGCCCCTGGTGCTCGTCGGCGCGCGCCAGCGACCAGCGGGTGAGCTGGATGCCGAGCGAGCGCAGCGGCTCCGGCGGCAGCGGCCAGGGCTTGCTGCGGACGAAGTCGAGCCTCGTGCGTTCGGTGTCGAGACCGTGCAGCTGGTCGAGCATCACCTGGGCCCCGAAGCGGGTCGCGCCCACGCCGAGTCCGGTGTACCCGGCCGCGTACGCCAGCCGGCCGTCGAAGGCCGTGCCGAAGAACGCGCAGAACCGGGTGCAGGTGTCGATCACCCCGCCCCAGCTGTGGGAGAAGCGCAAGCCCTCCAACTGCGGGAACGTGGTGAAGAAGTGCTCTGCCAGCCGCTCGAAGGTGGCCTCCCGCTGTTCCAGCGTCGGTGCGATCCGGTTGCCGAAGTGGTAGATCGCGTCGTATCCGCCGAACAGGATCCGGTTGTCGGCGGTGAGCCGGTAGTAGTGGAACTGGTTGGCCGAGTCGCCCAGGCCCTGCCGGTTCTGCCAGCCGACCGCGGCCAGCTGGGCGTCGCTCAGCGGCTCGGTCATCAGGGCGTAGTCGTACACCGGGATCAGGTAGCGCTTGAGCTTGCGCACCAGCGGGCCGAAGGCGTTGGTCGCCAGCGCGACCCGGCTCGCCCGCACCTCGCCGTGCGGGGTGCGCAGGACCAGTCCGTCGCGCTGGGTGGCCACGCCGAGCACCGGAGTGCCCTCGTAGATGCGCACCCCGAGCGACAGGCACGCCTGCCGCAGGCCCCAGGCCAGCTTCGCCGGGTCGAGCATGGCGACCCGGTCGCGGTCCCACCAGCCGCCCAGGTAGGTGGGCGAGTCGACCTGCGCCCGCACCTGGCCGGCGTCGAACACCTCGGCGTGGTAACCCATGGACCGGGTCAGCTCCGCCGACTCGTGCAGCCAGTCCAGCTGGTACGCGGAGGTGGCCACCTCCAGCTCACCGGTGCGCTCGAAGTCGCAGTCGATGCCGTACCGCACCAGCGTGTCCTCGATCTGGTCGAGGTTCTCCCGGCCGAGCCGTTCCAGCTCGGTGATCTCGCCCGGGAACCGGTCCACCCCGTTGGCGAGCCCATGGGTCAGGCTCGCGGAGCAGAATCCACCGTTTCTACCGGAGGCGGCGTGGCCGCACACCCCCGACTCCAGGAGCACCACGTCGGCTGACGGGTCGCGCTCCTTGGCCGCCAGCGCCGTCCACAGGCCGCTGTAGCCACCCCCGATCACGGCCAGCTGCGCGGTGGTCGCGCTGGTCAGCGGGGGTACGGGTGCCGGCCGCTCCGGCCGGTCCGTCCAGTACGGCGTCGGCGACGCATCTGCTAGCGCCGACGCCCACAGTTTTGATCCTTTGGCCCGCATGAGCCGATCTCCTCCTTCTACTACCTCGGCGGGCGTACCCGATTGGGTACTGTGCCGCCTCATTTCCTGAATTTTCCCCGGATAAACGTTTTGTCCGGGAATACCAAACGGCCGCCGAGCCGGATCACGCTTGACGCGTGCCGATTCGGCGGCCGTTCAGAAGATCAGCTGGTCGCGGCGCGGCGGGCCGAGCGGCGACGGGTGCGCAGCTGGCCGGCGATGACGAACGCGAACGAGATCAGGAACATGGCACTGGCCACGGCGTTGACCTGCGGCGGGATGCCGCGCAGGTTCGAGCCCCAGATGAACATGGGGAACGTGTCGTAGCCGCTGGTGCCGGTCACGAAGTTCGTGATGATGAAGTCGTCGAAGCTGAGCGAGAACGCCAGCAGCGACGCCGCCACGATCCCGGGCATGACCAGGGGCAGGATGACCAGACGGAACGCCTGCCACGGCGTCGCGTAGAGGTCCATCGCCGCCTCCTGGAGCCTTGGGTCGAGCCCGGCCAGCCGCGCCTTCACGGTGACCACCACGAACGATATGCAGAACATGACATGCGCGATCAGGATCGTCAAGAAGCCCAGCGGCAACTTTGCCCCGATGAACAGTGTCAACAACGAAGTGCCCATGACGATTTCCGGCGTGGCCATCGGCAGGAAGATCAGGGTGTTGGTGGCACCCCGGCCGATGAACCGGTAGCGGACCAGGGCGAACGAGATCAGAGTGCCCAGAATGGTCGAGATCACCGTCGCGCTGAAGCCGATGATGATGCTGCGCTGGAGCGAGTCGCACAGCCCCGCAGCGCCGCACATGTTCGTCCAGTTGTCCATGGTGAAGTGCAGGTCGTTGAAGTCCAGCACGTACGTGGTGTTGCGGCTGCCCGGCTGGTTGAACGACAGCAGCAGCACCACCGCGATCGGGACGAACAGGTACCCGAGCAGCAGCAGCCCCAGCAGGAACACCCATTTCTCGGCGAACCAGCGCCAGAGGGAGCGCATCAGACCACCTCCTCCGTGCCGGCGGTGCTGACGTAGACCGTCACCAGCACCAGGATCGTCACCATGAGCATGACGGACAGCGCCGACGCGATCGGGTAGTCGTTGACCACCAGGAACCGCGACTGGATGACGCTGCCGATCATCTGGGTGTTCGGCCCGCCCAGCAGCTGCGCGTTGACGTAGTCGCCGGTCGCCGGGATGAAGCAGAGCAGGGTGCCCGCCACCACGCCCGGCATGGACAGCGGCAGCGTGACGCGGAGGAAGCTGCGCACCGGCCCGTGGTAGAGGTCGCGGGCGGCCTCCAGCAGGCGCACGTCCAGCTTCTCCAGGCTGGCGTAGAGCGGCAGCACCATGAACGGCAGGAAGTTGTAGACCAGGCCCGCGATCACGGCGAACTCGGTGGCCAGCAGGCGGCCGTCCGGGCCGAGCACGTGGATCCACTTCAGGAACTCGACCACCGGGCCGGTGTCGGCCAGGATCGCCTTCCACGAGTACGTCCGGACCAGGTAGCTGGTGAAGAACGGCGCGATCACGCCGACCAGCATCAGGTTCTTCCAGCGCCCGCCCTTGATCGCGATCGCGTAGGCCAGGGGGTAGGCCAGCAGCACGCAGACCACGGTGGTGATGAACGCGTACCACAGCGAGCGCAGGAACTGCACGTGGAACATGTCCCAGGCGGCCGCGTAGTTGCTCCACGACCAGGTCATCGCGTAGCCGGTCTCGATCGAGCCGTTGGGGTCCCACAGGCTCGCCGCGAACAGCTGCCACACCGGCACGATGAAGAAGACGACCAGCCAGAGCAGGCCGGGGGCGAGCAGCGCGTAGGGGACCCAGCGGTGCGCGCGCATGCCCGCCGCGGGCGCCGCGGGCGCGGCGTCGACCGCCGCGCCCGAGCCGCCGGCGGGGATCAGAGCGGCCATGTCAGCTCCCCACGAGGAACGAGTGCGCCGGGGCCCAGTGCACGTGCACCTCGGCCCCGGGCAGCTGCGGGGC is a window from the Catellatospora sp. TT07R-123 genome containing:
- a CDS encoding ABC transporter permease, whose translation is MAALIPAGGSGAAVDAAPAAPAAGMRAHRWVPYALLAPGLLWLVVFFIVPVWQLFAASLWDPNGSIETGYAMTWSWSNYAAAWDMFHVQFLRSLWYAFITTVVCVLLAYPLAYAIAIKGGRWKNLMLVGVIAPFFTSYLVRTYSWKAILADTGPVVEFLKWIHVLGPDGRLLATEFAVIAGLVYNFLPFMVLPLYASLEKLDVRLLEAARDLYHGPVRSFLRVTLPLSMPGVVAGTLLCFIPATGDYVNAQLLGGPNTQMIGSVIQSRFLVVNDYPIASALSVMLMVTILVLVTVYVSTAGTEEVV
- a CDS encoding FAD-binding oxidoreductase, producing the protein MRAKGSKLWASALADASPTPYWTDRPERPAPVPPLTSATTAQLAVIGGGYSGLWTALAAKERDPSADVVLLESGVCGHAASGRNGGFCSASLTHGLANGVDRFPGEITELERLGRENLDQIEDTLVRYGIDCDFERTGELEVATSAYQLDWLHESAELTRSMGYHAEVFDAGQVRAQVDSPTYLGGWWDRDRVAMLDPAKLAWGLRQACLSLGVRIYEGTPVLGVATQRDGLVLRTPHGEVRASRVALATNAFGPLVRKLKRYLIPVYDYALMTEPLSDAQLAAVGWQNRQGLGDSANQFHYYRLTADNRILFGGYDAIYHFGNRIAPTLEQREATFERLAEHFFTTFPQLEGLRFSHSWGGVIDTCTRFCAFFGTAFDGRLAYAAGYTGLGVGATRFGAQVMLDQLHGLDTERTRLDFVRSKPWPLPPEPLRSLGIQLTRWSLARADEHQGRRNLWLRTLDHAGLGFDS
- a CDS encoding PIN domain nuclease, encoding MIYLVDKSAWEQLRYSDAARQSMITRFLDGSIATCPVIAAEMCFSARNHAELTAMRTEYETVLWLETSDAAQRRMLDVMQLLALRGHHRSVGIPDLLVAATAEAHGATILHYDSDFERIADVTGQAHEWIVPRGSGHADTRRA
- a CDS encoding type II toxin-antitoxin system VapB family antitoxin; amino-acid sequence: MAKTLIDIDEDALALAMAEFGTSTKVETVNRALREIAQRRRERVDQFMRIALLTADRLAETDVDREAWQ
- a CDS encoding ABC transporter permease — encoded protein: MRSLWRWFAEKWVFLLGLLLLGYLFVPIAVVLLLSFNQPGSRNTTYVLDFNDLHFTMDNWTNMCGAAGLCDSLQRSIIIGFSATVISTILGTLISFALVRYRFIGRGATNTLIFLPMATPEIVMGTSLLTLFIGAKLPLGFLTILIAHVMFCISFVVVTVKARLAGLDPRLQEAAMDLYATPWQAFRLVILPLVMPGIVAASLLAFSLSFDDFIITNFVTGTSGYDTFPMFIWGSNLRGIPPQVNAVASAMFLISFAFVIAGQLRTRRRSARRAATS
- a CDS encoding saccharopine dehydrogenase family protein, translated to MRILLVGAGGVGSAAASIAARRDFFQLMVVADYSLERAQKAVSGHDDRFVAARLDASNAEDVAALCRAHGITHVLNAVDPRFVMPIFDGAYAAGADYLDMAMSLSRPHPTDPYTRTGVVLGEEQFAKAVDWAAKERLALVGIGVEPGLSDIFARYAADHLFAEIDEIGVRDGSNITVDGFDFAPSFSIWTTIEECLNPPIIWERERGWFTTAPFSEPEVFDFPEGIGPVECVNVEHEEVLLIPRWVDARRVTFKYGLGSEFIEILKTVHKLGLDSTRPIPIGGGKSPVMVSPRDVLAAQLPDPATLGSRMRGKTCAGTWVRGRALDGKTREVYLYHVVDNEWSMREYGHQAVVWQTAVNPVVALELLSERVWQGVGVLGPEALDPVPFLNKLTEYGSPWGVREQQPFRPTNQLRQQVAA